The following coding sequences are from one Pseudomonadota bacterium window:
- a CDS encoding 3-oxoacid CoA-transferase subunit A — protein MKDKIYKSCSEAVADIKDGATVMVGGFIGRGVPSNLLIALRDKGVRDITLIRNDTAGSRTNPNDTNILFEAGLVKKVITCFAVFGSPKEVSALEAKVLEGVTELELSPQGTLAERIRAGAGGIGGFYTPVGVGTAAAEGKEVRVIDGREMVLETALHADFALVKAHRADRMGNLVYRKTARNFNPIMAAAARVTIAEAEILEEIGDIDPDHVMTPAIFVDRIVVVPKRGAR, from the coding sequence ATGAAGGATAAAATTTATAAGAGCTGCTCGGAGGCGGTGGCGGACATCAAGGACGGCGCCACCGTCATGGTGGGCGGCTTCATAGGCCGCGGCGTGCCGTCGAACCTGCTCATCGCCCTGCGGGACAAAGGGGTGCGGGACATCACGCTCATCCGCAACGACACAGCAGGCAGCCGCACCAACCCGAACGACACCAACATACTCTTCGAAGCGGGGCTCGTGAAGAAGGTGATCACCTGCTTCGCGGTCTTCGGCTCGCCCAAGGAGGTGAGCGCTCTCGAGGCCAAGGTGCTCGAGGGCGTGACGGAGCTCGAGCTCTCCCCGCAGGGGACTCTCGCGGAGCGAATACGCGCCGGGGCAGGTGGCATAGGAGGGTTCTACACGCCGGTCGGGGTCGGCACCGCCGCTGCCGAAGGCAAGGAGGTGCGGGTCATCGACGGCCGCGAGATGGTGCTCGAGACCGCGCTCCACGCCGACTTCGCGCTGGTGAAGGCGCACCGCGCCGACCGCATGGGCAACCTCGTGTACAGAAAGACCGCGCGCAATTTCAATCCGATCATGGCCGCTGCGGCGAGGGTCACGATCGCGGAGGCGGAGATACTCGAGGAGATAGGGGACATCGATCCCGACCACGTGATGACGCCCGCGATATTCGTGGACAGGATAGTCGTCGTTCCGAAGAGGGGTGCGAGATGA
- a CDS encoding 3-oxoacid CoA-transferase subunit B yields the protein MTKAPLSREQMATRVAMELEDGFYVNLGIGMPMLVATHIPPGRTVYFQAENGVLGCGPHAKAGEEDIDLSNAGDENITVIPGAAFFDSGLSFDMIRGGHLDVTVLGGFQVAQNGDLANWKLPARKVGSYGGAMDLATGAKKVIVLMQHVTKEGGARVVKECTYPLTCRECVDMVVTDIAVIDVTPKGLILREVAPGWTPQDVQRVTEPRLIIDNVQQYKLHI from the coding sequence ATGACCAAGGCGCCGCTCAGCAGGGAGCAGATGGCCACCAGGGTCGCAATGGAACTCGAGGACGGGTTCTACGTGAACCTGGGCATCGGAATGCCCATGCTCGTGGCCACCCACATCCCGCCGGGACGCACGGTCTATTTTCAGGCCGAGAACGGCGTGCTCGGCTGCGGGCCGCATGCTAAGGCAGGCGAGGAGGACATAGACCTCTCCAACGCGGGGGACGAGAACATCACCGTGATCCCGGGCGCAGCGTTCTTCGACAGCGGGCTCTCGTTCGACATGATAAGGGGCGGCCACCTGGACGTGACCGTGCTCGGCGGGTTTCAGGTCGCCCAAAACGGCGATCTGGCCAACTGGAAGCTGCCGGCCAGAAAGGTCGGCAGCTACGGCGGGGCCATGGACCTGGCCACCGGCGCGAAGAAGGTGATCGTGCTCATGCAGCACGTGACAAAGGAGGGCGGGGCGAGGGTCGTGAAGGAGTGCACATACCCGCTCACCTGCAGGGAGTGCGTGGACATGGTGGTCACCGACATCGCGGTCATTGACGTCACGCCGAAGGGGCTCATCCTCCGCGAGGTGGCCCCGGGATGGACCCCGCAGGATGTGCAGAGGGTCACCGAACCCAGGTTAATTATCGATAATGTTCAACAATATAAGCTTCATATTTAA
- a CDS encoding EscU/YscU/HrcU family type III secretion system export apparatus switch protein, which translates to MAEQSSQEKTEEATPKRLRDARKKGQVARSRDLNTIVILIAAFALILFMRGFIGEELKSLLQSNIDIVGRKDITFELMALEGQRNFMTLVRILGPFLAAITFIAVAVGFLQTGAIFSTEPMKPQMKRMNAVQNLKNMFKVKTLIELVKNVAKITLIFFLAYLVIADSLREVVSTVGAEPDASAKLAGSLVVSFLIKVFVVFIIIAFIDFAVQRWEYRKQLRMSKDEVKREYKQDEGDPLIKSMRRHLHQELAMGDTRQAVKSADAVITNPTELAVAVKYDDREMVAPQVMAKGQRLFAQSIREMAEEFGIPIVQNPPLAWTLIELDVGDEIPEELYAAVAEVLVYVYKLKQQQEKEII; encoded by the coding sequence ATGGCAGAGCAGTCCAGCCAGGAAAAGACCGAGGAGGCCACTCCAAAGCGCCTGCGGGACGCGCGAAAGAAGGGGCAGGTCGCGCGCTCCCGCGACCTCAACACCATAGTCATCCTCATCGCCGCCTTCGCGCTCATCCTGTTCATGCGCGGATTCATAGGCGAGGAGCTCAAGAGCCTTTTGCAGTCCAACATCGACATAGTGGGCAGGAAAGATATCACCTTCGAGCTCATGGCGCTCGAGGGGCAGCGCAACTTCATGACGCTGGTGAGGATCCTGGGGCCGTTTTTGGCTGCGATCACCTTCATCGCGGTCGCGGTGGGATTTCTGCAGACCGGCGCCATCTTCTCAACGGAGCCGATGAAGCCGCAGATGAAGCGGATGAACGCGGTCCAGAATCTCAAGAACATGTTCAAGGTGAAGACCCTCATCGAGCTCGTGAAGAACGTCGCAAAGATCACGCTGATCTTCTTCCTGGCATATCTCGTCATCGCCGACAGCTTGAGGGAGGTGGTCTCGACGGTGGGGGCGGAACCGGACGCCTCCGCGAAACTCGCCGGGAGCCTCGTGGTCTCGTTTCTGATCAAGGTCTTCGTGGTCTTCATCATAATAGCCTTCATCGACTTCGCGGTTCAGCGCTGGGAGTACAGAAAGCAGCTGCGCATGTCCAAGGACGAGGTCAAGCGCGAGTACAAGCAGGACGAGGGGGACCCTCTCATCAAGAGCATGCGCCGCCACCTCCACCAGGAGCTGGCCATGGGCGACACCCGCCAGGCTGTGAAGTCGGCCGATGCTGTCATCACAAACCCCACCGAGCTCGCGGTGGCGGTGAAGTACGACGACAGGGAGATGGTGGCCCCGCAGGTCATGGCAAAGGGGCAAAGGCTCTTCGCCCAGTCGATCCGCGAGATGGCGGAGGAGTTCGGCATCCCGATCGTGCAGAACCCGCCTCTGGCATGGACGCTCATCGAGCTGGACGTCGGCGACGAGATCCCGGAGGAGCTCTACGCCGCGGTCGCCGAGGTCCTGGTGTATGTGTACAAGCTCAAGCAGCAGCAGGAGAAAGAGATAATATAG